The Methylomusa anaerophila genome has a segment encoding these proteins:
- a CDS encoding PDZ domain-containing protein produces MITGITAFPWPNILLLIIDRALSVLQQPIFWVILALVGWQYRQMRQSQQKMFGVYSYSLVRQVLLAGFYGLLGGIVGSFLLTVAGVTLNKLGLNYIWPVALALMLINMRFLCFAYAGGLVALANILFGWPDVNVPQVLGLVAVLHITESVLIAVSGGYSAVPLIVKRQDGRIVGAFSLQNFWPLPLALLAVISIPADSASEGLLYMPEWWPLIPLGVEPPAGESLIYAMLPVVAALGYTDIAVSSLPGERRRRSALHLALYSVLLLILAILSAQYSWLKVLAALLSPLGHEALIQLDNRRELTQRPYFIPPDHGVKILNAIPDTPAGKILKPGDILLSLDGITINSRYDLAAAISYAPAEFTVEFERKGLRHSRQVKFKNGERKLGVILVPDGDESYYVEMKSERFGLLDWIKRKLPKR; encoded by the coding sequence GTGATTACAGGAATTACCGCCTTTCCCTGGCCGAATATACTGCTGCTGATTATCGACCGGGCTTTGTCGGTTTTGCAGCAACCCATATTTTGGGTGATACTGGCCTTGGTAGGCTGGCAATACCGGCAGATGCGGCAAAGTCAGCAGAAAATGTTCGGCGTTTATTCCTATAGCCTGGTACGGCAAGTGCTGCTTGCCGGATTTTATGGACTGCTTGGCGGTATTGTCGGTAGTTTTTTGCTGACTGTTGCCGGTGTCACCCTCAACAAATTGGGTCTTAACTATATTTGGCCTGTGGCACTGGCGCTGATGCTCATCAACATGCGGTTTTTATGTTTTGCTTACGCCGGGGGCTTAGTCGCCCTGGCCAATATTCTGTTTGGCTGGCCGGACGTCAATGTGCCGCAGGTATTAGGGCTGGTAGCCGTTCTCCATATTACCGAGAGCGTGCTGATTGCTGTTAGCGGCGGTTACAGTGCCGTGCCGCTGATTGTAAAACGGCAGGATGGCCGGATTGTGGGCGCTTTCAGCCTGCAGAACTTTTGGCCTTTGCCTTTGGCCCTCCTGGCTGTTATTTCTATTCCGGCGGATAGTGCGTCGGAAGGACTCCTTTATATGCCGGAATGGTGGCCGCTTATTCCGCTGGGGGTGGAACCGCCGGCTGGCGAAAGCCTGATTTATGCCATGCTGCCGGTGGTAGCCGCCCTGGGCTATACCGATATTGCCGTGTCCAGCCTGCCCGGTGAGAGACGGCGGCGATCGGCATTACACCTGGCGCTCTATAGTGTTTTATTGCTGATATTGGCCATATTATCCGCCCAGTATTCTTGGCTCAAGGTTTTGGCCGCCCTGTTGTCGCCTTTAGGTCACGAGGCGCTGATTCAGCTTGACAACCGGCGGGAATTGACGCAGCGCCCTTATTTCATCCCGCCTGACCACGGGGTTAAAATTCTTAATGCTATTCCGGATACCCCGGCCGGAAAAATATTAAAACCGGGAGATATTCTTCTCAGTCTGGATGGAATAACGATAAACAGCCGCTATGACTTGGCGGCTGCCATCAGTTATGCGCCGGCGGAATTCACTGTGGAATTTGAACGGAAAGGTCTAAGGCACAGCCGGCAAGTCAAATTCAAAAACGGCGAGAGAAAGCTGGGCGTTATTCTGGTCCCTGACGGGGATGAATCCTATTATGTCGAAATGAAAAGCGAAAGATTCGGTTTGCTTGACTGGATTAAACGGAAATTACCCAAAAGATAA
- a CDS encoding S41 family peptidase: protein MSRRKIIIGAVLLVLFTFVATSGAFLYMLHINSTDIAGTLKLFRVIQLIKSRYVEEVPSDALLAGAIKGMVNSLGDPHSIYLDPKMYKEFMIETEGSFGGVGIVIGIKDKMLTVVAPIEGTPGDKAGIKSGDQILKIDGLDTKDMALDEAVSKIRGPEGSHVTLSILRSGQDAKEYTLTRSNIQIKTVTGKMLENDIGYVRLSMFNENTGSDIGKKLQELEKQGMKAVILDLRDNPGGLLEESVKVAGNFVPKGPVVSVVTKDGTRETHSSNLAAPKYPLVILVNGGSASASEIVAGAVQDTGAGTLIGTKTFGKGSVQTIIRLDGGSAMKLTIAKYLTPNDRSINGVGIEPDIKVEMPDFKENGKDLQLEKAIEVLKGKL, encoded by the coding sequence TTGAGTCGCCGTAAGATTATAATCGGAGCTGTTTTGCTGGTCCTTTTTACATTTGTCGCGACATCAGGCGCGTTTTTATACATGCTGCATATTAACTCCACGGACATTGCCGGCACTCTGAAACTATTCCGGGTCATCCAGTTAATTAAATCACGGTATGTGGAAGAAGTGCCTTCTGATGCTCTGTTGGCCGGGGCCATTAAAGGTATGGTCAATTCTTTGGGCGATCCTCACTCCATATACTTGGACCCGAAGATGTATAAAGAATTTATGATTGAAACGGAAGGGTCGTTCGGAGGAGTAGGCATTGTTATCGGTATCAAAGATAAAATGTTGACGGTGGTGGCACCTATTGAAGGGACGCCCGGGGATAAAGCCGGCATCAAGAGCGGGGATCAGATTCTCAAAATTGATGGGCTTGACACCAAAGACATGGCTCTTGACGAGGCAGTGAGCAAGATCCGGGGACCGGAAGGCAGTCATGTTACTCTTAGTATTTTGCGGTCCGGGCAGGATGCCAAAGAATACACTTTGACCCGTTCGAATATCCAAATCAAGACTGTCACCGGTAAAATGCTTGAAAACGATATCGGCTATGTCCGGCTGTCCATGTTCAATGAAAATACCGGCAGCGATATTGGTAAGAAGCTGCAGGAACTGGAAAAGCAGGGAATGAAAGCTGTTATCCTGGACCTCAGGGATAACCCCGGCGGTCTGTTGGAAGAGAGTGTGAAAGTAGCCGGCAATTTTGTTCCTAAAGGGCCGGTGGTATCCGTGGTAACAAAAGACGGTACCCGGGAAACCCACTCTTCCAATTTGGCTGCTCCCAAGTATCCGCTGGTCATACTGGTTAACGGCGGCAGCGCCAGTGCTTCGGAGATTGTAGCCGGAGCAGTGCAGGACACGGGGGCCGGAACATTGATTGGCACTAAGACCTTTGGCAAGGGATCGGTGCAGACGATTATACGCTTGGACGGTGGTTCAGCCATGAAGCTTACCATTGCTAAATACCTTACTCCCAACGACCGTTCCATTAACGGCGTTGGTATTGAACCGGACATTAAGGTTGAAATGCCTGATTTTAAGGAAAACGGCAAGGATCTGCAGTTGGAAAAAGCCATCGAAGTTTTGAAAGGAAAACTATAA